In Mercenaria mercenaria strain notata chromosome 13, MADL_Memer_1, whole genome shotgun sequence, a single window of DNA contains:
- the LOC123529013 gene encoding uncharacterized protein LOC123529013 isoform X1 yields MSCSLTFKLMAIIVSVTCDISIGDAKRKTRSQFSSQESQYFDFVKQNHSILVDYFTRGRTKENVYVDGNSKKESSRHMRSDLPYRSLCPWTVRWDEDEERVPQFIPYAECQQKDCNFKFAELDGFTSFELEIETCCEPVTTTMFSIKDEKYNLLKKWPIACICAKRRSREPLSGPSISDTQRTQQEMTSHVETDVLFQKYESQSEGYYKAENPNIYIGVENPSLSAAQQERFLRQETLKKHHSESFEDVMKKQRSRKLKQE; encoded by the exons ATGAGCTGTTCACTAACATTTAAGCTTATGGCAATAATTGTCAGCGTTACGTGTGATATTTCTATCGGAGATGCTAAGAGAAAAACAAGGAGTCAGTTTAGTTCTCAGGAAAGTCAGTATTTTGACTTCGTTAAGCAGAACCACTCAATCCTCGTGGATTATTTCACGCGTGGCCGCACGAAAGAGAATGTGTATGTTGACGGAAACTCGAAAAAGGAATCATCCCGGCATATGCGTTCGGATTTGCCTTACAGGTCGCTGTGTCCTTGGACTGTGCGCTGGGATGAAGACGAAGAACGGGTGCCGCAATTTATACCGTATGCAGAATGCCAGCAAAAGGACTGCAATTTCAAATTCGCAGAGTTAGATGGTTTTACATCGTTTGAACTGGAAATCGAAACATGTTGCGAACCCGTCACGACCA CtatgttttcaataaaagatGAGAAGTATAACTTGCTAAAAAAATGGCCAATAGCATGTATTTGTGCAAAACGTAGGAGTCGTGAGCCGTTGTCTGGTCCATCTATCAGTGATACACAGAGAACACAACAGGAAATGACGTCACACGTTGAAA CAGATGTCCTCTTTCAGAAGTATGAAAGTCAAAGTGAAGGATATTACAAAGCGGAGAATCCAAATATATACATTGGAGTAGAAAATCCTTCACTAAGCGCTGCACAGCAGGAACGATTTTTGAGGCAAGAAACACTGAAAAAGCATCATTCAGAATCATTCGAAGATGTAATGAAAAAGCAAAGGAGCAGAAAGTTAAAACAAGAATAG
- the LOC123529013 gene encoding uncharacterized protein LOC123529013 isoform X2: MSCSLTFKLMAIIVSVTCDISIGDAKRKTRSQFSSQESQYFDFVKQNHSILVDYFTRGRTKENVYVDGNSKKESSRHMRSDLPYRSLCPWTVRWDEDEERVPQFIPYAECQQKDCNFKFAELDGFTSFELEIETCCEPVTTTMFSIKDEKYNLLKKWPIACICAKRRSREPLSGPSISDTQRTQQEMTSHVENVLFQKYESQSEGYYKAENPNIYIGVENPSLSAAQQERFLRQETLKKHHSESFEDVMKKQRSRKLKQE, from the exons ATGAGCTGTTCACTAACATTTAAGCTTATGGCAATAATTGTCAGCGTTACGTGTGATATTTCTATCGGAGATGCTAAGAGAAAAACAAGGAGTCAGTTTAGTTCTCAGGAAAGTCAGTATTTTGACTTCGTTAAGCAGAACCACTCAATCCTCGTGGATTATTTCACGCGTGGCCGCACGAAAGAGAATGTGTATGTTGACGGAAACTCGAAAAAGGAATCATCCCGGCATATGCGTTCGGATTTGCCTTACAGGTCGCTGTGTCCTTGGACTGTGCGCTGGGATGAAGACGAAGAACGGGTGCCGCAATTTATACCGTATGCAGAATGCCAGCAAAAGGACTGCAATTTCAAATTCGCAGAGTTAGATGGTTTTACATCGTTTGAACTGGAAATCGAAACATGTTGCGAACCCGTCACGACCA CtatgttttcaataaaagatGAGAAGTATAACTTGCTAAAAAAATGGCCAATAGCATGTATTTGTGCAAAACGTAGGAGTCGTGAGCCGTTGTCTGGTCCATCTATCAGTGATACACAGAGAACACAACAGGAAATGACGTCACACGTTGAAA ATGTCCTCTTTCAGAAGTATGAAAGTCAAAGTGAAGGATATTACAAAGCGGAGAATCCAAATATATACATTGGAGTAGAAAATCCTTCACTAAGCGCTGCACAGCAGGAACGATTTTTGAGGCAAGAAACACTGAAAAAGCATCATTCAGAATCATTCGAAGATGTAATGAAAAAGCAAAGGAGCAGAAAGTTAAAACAAGAATAG